The Tistrella mobilis genome window below encodes:
- a CDS encoding SUF system Fe-S cluster assembly regulator, whose amino-acid sequence MLKIAKLTDYGIVVLTHIANAPDRVHRVTELAEELAIPAPTVAKLAKTLARDGLLISHRGAHGGYRLARPAAEIRVVDIVESLEGPVAIMECIEHPGTCRQESVCQTRGNWIRINRAISRALEGISLADMAADAAVQPFPAAQAG is encoded by the coding sequence ATGCTGAAAATCGCCAAGCTCACCGACTATGGGATCGTGGTTCTGACCCATATCGCCAACGCCCCCGATCGGGTTCATCGGGTGACGGAGCTTGCCGAAGAGCTGGCCATTCCCGCGCCGACCGTCGCCAAACTGGCCAAGACCCTGGCGCGGGACGGTCTGCTGATTTCGCATCGCGGTGCGCATGGCGGCTATCGCCTGGCGCGGCCGGCGGCCGAGATCCGGGTGGTCGACATCGTCGAGAGCCTGGAAGGCCCGGTCGCGATCATGGAATGCATCGAACATCCCGGCACCTGCCGGCAGGAAAGCGTGTGTCAGACCCGCGGCAACTGGATCCGGATCAACCGGGCGATCAGCCGCGCACTGGAAGGGATCAGCCTCGCCGACATGGCGGCGGATGCGGCTGTACAGCCCTTCCCCGCGGCCCAGGCGGGCTGA